The Syntrophorhabdales bacterium genome includes the window TTGGCAAGTTGCAGGTTCATCCCTTTTTCATTTGTCACAGGATCGGGAAGCTCGCCCAGATGGACAAGCGCAGACGTGGATAAGGAAAGAATAAAAGTGGAAAAGCCAAGTTCGCTGAAGAGCGTTTTGGTATCGCAGGTTTCTCCCGTTTGCGTATCAATCCCCTTCTCTGTCTTATCCTTCACGGTGTCTTTCTTCTCTTCCGCCATAGCTTCCCTCCTACAGTAAGCTGTCCAGCTTTATCGGGACGAAAAAGACTTCATTCTTCCTGTTCACCTGAAGCAAAATATAATTCGTTCGCAGCCCCTGCGCCACAAGTTCTTTGAAGTGCGCCGCGTCTTCGGCGTCCTGATTGTTGACTTTGAGAATAACGTCTCCGGCACGCAAACCATATTTCTCGCCAATGCCGCCTTTGAATACCTTGGTCACGATCGCGCCATCCCTCTCTCTGACCCTGAACTTCAACTTCATGTATCCCTGTATATCTGACACCCGCACGCCCAGCAGGCGCTCGTCCAGCGGCAAAGGAAGGTACCCTGTCAGATCTTCTCTCTTCAGATCGATAGTGATCGCTTCGTTACCTCGCAGAATCTTTATCTGCATCGGTGCGCCCTCGCGGGTCTGCATGAGAGCAGTATGGATCTTCATTCCCTCTCTGATCCTCTTCTTATTCAGCTCGACAATCCTGTCGCCGGCCTTGATGCCGTAACGCTCGGCAGGGCTTCCGCGAATCAGGTCAGTGACGTATAGATATGCTCCTCTTTCGTCTTTCTTTCTTTCAAAAAAAACTCCCAGGATGCTCCTTTTTGCCCCGGCATCCGAAAACTCAGATAACATGGATGCAACGTCTTCGATCGGTATGGCAAAGCCTATGCCTTTTCCCTCTTCATAGATAGCCGTCACAATACCCAGCAACTCTCCCTCACCATCAAGCAGCGCCCCGCCTGAACTGCCGGGGTTTATCGCAGCGTCTGTCTGA containing:
- a CDS encoding DUF1844 domain-containing protein, giving the protein MAEEKKDTVKDKTEKGIDTQTGETCDTKTLFSELGFSTFILSLSTSALVHLGELPDPVTNEKGMNLQLAKQTISVIELLKEKTKGNLNAEEEKLIDTVLYDVRLKYVKAAC
- a CDS encoding trypsin-like peptidase domain-containing protein, yielding MKSLCIALAALALFLSSPLFAKEDATVSVIESVSKSIVNIKTEEWSKETTEGKSKDILKRMFTEDEQEEADTVENIGSGVVLDPRGIIVTNEHLVSKAITIRVKFTNRQEYDATVMAADAELDVALLKIQSDRTDFPFLRISRRKPVRVGEKAIVIGNPYGLSSSVTTGVISALGRNLRISNRVYVNLIQTDAAINPGSSGGALLDGEGELLGIVTAIYEEGKGIGFAIPIEDVASMLSEFSDAGAKRSILGVFFERKKDERGAYLYVTDLIRGSPAERYGIKAGDRIVELNKKRIREGMKIHTALMQTREGAPMQIKILRGNEAITIDLKREDLTGYLPLPLDERLLGVRVSDIQGYMKLKFRVRERDGAIVTKVFKGGIGEKYGLRAGDVILKVNNQDAEDAAHFKELVAQGLRTNYILLQVNRKNEVFFVPIKLDSLL